The Virgibacillus dokdonensis genome includes a window with the following:
- a CDS encoding helix-turn-helix domain-containing protein, translating into MKIVTFLYDPSNSIRIKQDFILKLKEVKDVDFIKNTEMIIVFSEEKEIPNIYLNFLSKIKIPIIYFLGIEKLTESSIKHMVDFVESGNIFSIFIESNSNIFKDSLTFIHENMFNYDFKITDVGNEFHISPTYYSKLFKENVGMGFKLYVTKKRIEQARLLLEKDYSVTEVSNEVGYSNLSHFIKIFKKRVGLTPTQYKKKTIINGFTNNL; encoded by the coding sequence ATGAAAATAGTAACCTTTTTATATGATCCATCAAATAGTATAAGAATTAAACAAGATTTTATATTAAAGTTAAAAGAGGTTAAAGATGTAGATTTTATTAAAAATACAGAAATGATAATAGTTTTCTCCGAAGAAAAAGAAATTCCAAATATTTATTTAAATTTTCTTTCCAAAATTAAGATACCGATTATTTATTTCTTGGGGATTGAGAAGTTAACAGAATCTAGTATTAAGCACATGGTGGATTTTGTGGAGTCAGGTAATATATTTTCTATATTTATTGAAAGTAATAGTAATATATTCAAAGACTCACTAACATTTATACATGAAAATATGTTTAACTATGATTTTAAAATTACAGATGTTGGTAATGAGTTTCACATTTCTCCAACATATTATTCTAAATTATTTAAAGAAAATGTGGGAATGGGATTTAAATTATATGTAACAAAAAAAAGAATTGAACAAGCTAGGCTTCTTTTAGAAAAAGATTATTCTGTAACTGAAGTTAGTAACGAGGTTGGTTATTCAAATCTATCTCACTTTATAAAGATATTTAAAAAGAGAGTTGGACTTACACCTACTCAATATAAAAAGAAAACAATCATTAATGGTTTTACAAATAATTTATAA
- the drmC gene encoding DISARM system phospholipase D-like protein DrmC, which produces MKNLWEVIANIWIELHPDRIEYMAKKIMKINTAQDLISTSFKQGLNVKNELLLKLKNAWEDEPKISPNEIAAALRTASITSYNSIKRQGLIELVWSGPSTDLVSIRHTEQVLKEVIDSARKRLFIVSFVAYELPSIVSSLNNAISRKVKIDILLEVSHEQGGRVNNDSIKVMKEIIPSLNIYVWDQYENKPTDQFLGAVHPKCAVSDGEVAFIISANLTKAAMEQNMELGVLIKDGKVPEKLDLHLDALITIGIIKKV; this is translated from the coding sequence ATGAAAAATCTTTGGGAAGTTATTGCTAATATATGGATTGAATTGCACCCAGATAGAATTGAATATATGGCGAAGAAAATCATGAAAATTAATACTGCTCAAGATCTAATAAGTACATCATTCAAACAAGGATTGAATGTTAAAAATGAGTTGCTTCTTAAGTTAAAGAATGCTTGGGAAGATGAACCTAAGATATCGCCAAATGAAATAGCAGCTGCTTTAAGAACAGCAAGTATAACCTCATATAATTCAATAAAGCGTCAGGGGTTAATTGAATTAGTATGGTCTGGACCTTCTACTGACTTAGTATCCATAAGACATACAGAACAAGTTCTTAAAGAAGTAATAGATTCAGCACGAAAACGCCTTTTTATAGTAAGCTTTGTTGCTTATGAATTGCCTTCTATAGTTAGCTCGTTAAATAATGCAATAAGTAGAAAGGTGAAAATAGATATACTTTTAGAAGTTTCACATGAACAAGGTGGAAGAGTAAACAATGATTCCATTAAAGTTATGAAGGAAATAATTCCCTCTCTAAATATATACGTGTGGGATCAATATGAGAATAAACCAACTGATCAATTCTTAGGGGCAGTACACCCAAAGTGTGCAGTTTCTGATGGAGAAGTTGCTTTTATTATTAGTGCGAATTTAACCAAAGCTGCTATGGAACAGAATATGGAATTGGGTGTACTTATTAAAGATGGAAAAGTTCCCGAAAAACTAGACCTGCATTTAGATGCGCTAATAACGATTGGTATCATTAAAAAAGTATGA
- a CDS encoding aminotransferase family protein, with the protein MDYHVLHPFTLMPDITNLSEKEINNKLIISESSTSSWIKDKKGEFYYNISNAALSLGSGQEDIINAAIKQYKKLSTGTLFAQGHDKANELARKLVEKMPDYNMAFYSIDGTGTTETALKIARQHFLSKGKTRKKKYISLNGGFHGNSYGSLSVTNVGLHDLFGPILKGMLSVNPPVFNSDEQDLEIEKKCKELQDLIEDENSETIAAMIIEPIQGVSGVQVIPKKYLQKVRELTKKHDILLIVDEVTTGIGRLGDWSANELMNINGDIVTFSKSLTSGYFPLGVTMMKQNIAESFLGEKNGGFPHGSTLSGHPVGCAIGLAVINKIDEENLLDNVLKYEYILKSELKNKLAQTSSFKEIRGKGLMIGIEFFSDSTFSEKFVKNLLNEGLLGTYGNGTLIIYPPFNLTELDAEFIIDSITKAAISASN; encoded by the coding sequence TTGGATTATCATGTTTTACATCCATTTACATTGATGCCTGATATAACTAATTTAAGCGAGAAGGAAATAAATAACAAATTAATAATATCAGAATCTTCAACTAGTTCGTGGATAAAGGATAAGAAAGGGGAGTTTTATTATAATATCAGTAATGCTGCTTTATCTTTAGGTTCTGGACAGGAAGATATAATAAATGCTGCTATTAAACAGTATAAAAAACTGTCAACAGGTACTTTATTTGCGCAAGGACATGATAAGGCTAATGAATTAGCAAGAAAATTAGTAGAAAAAATGCCAGATTATAATATGGCATTTTATTCAATTGATGGTACAGGAACAACTGAAACGGCTTTAAAAATTGCTAGGCAACATTTTTTATCCAAAGGTAAAACAAGAAAGAAAAAATATATTAGTCTAAATGGGGGATTTCATGGGAATAGCTATGGAAGTTTATCAGTAACAAATGTTGGACTCCATGATCTATTTGGGCCAATCCTTAAAGGGATGCTTTCAGTTAACCCGCCAGTTTTTAATAGTGACGAGCAAGATTTAGAAATCGAGAAAAAGTGTAAAGAGTTACAAGACTTAATAGAGGATGAGAATTCAGAAACAATTGCAGCTATGATAATAGAACCGATTCAAGGTGTATCAGGTGTTCAAGTAATTCCAAAAAAATATCTACAAAAAGTTAGGGAACTAACAAAAAAACACGATATTTTATTAATTGTTGATGAAGTAACAACTGGTATTGGTAGGTTAGGGGATTGGAGCGCGAATGAATTAATGAATATTAATGGGGATATCGTAACGTTCTCAAAGAGTTTAACATCTGGATATTTTCCATTAGGAGTTACAATGATGAAACAAAATATTGCTGAGTCTTTTCTAGGTGAAAAAAATGGTGGCTTTCCTCATGGGTCTACTTTAAGTGGACATCCAGTAGGATGTGCAATAGGATTAGCAGTTATCAATAAGATTGATGAGGAAAATCTGTTAGACAATGTACTCAAATATGAATACATTCTTAAATCAGAGTTGAAAAATAAGTTGGCACAAACTTCAAGTTTTAAAGAAATTAGAGGAAAAGGGCTAATGATAGGAATTGAGTTTTTTTCTGATAGTACTTTTTCTGAAAAATTTGTAAAGAATCTTTTAAATGAAGGATTATTAGGAACTTATGGTAATGGTACATTAATTATTTATCCCCCATTTAACTTAACTGAATTAGATGCTGAATTTATTATTGACTCAATTACGAAAGCAGCAATATCAGCAAGTAATTGA
- the tnpC gene encoding IS66 family transposase encodes MVNTSSNHENPSDKLIRLLEEQLDLSNQQNKELSEQVKVLTEQVRHLTKLLYGAKTEKSKYNAPDGQTSLFDDDSTFTDSEQTEEQSQQTISYTVVRKVQKKRNDSLRADVEVEVIHHHPKNTNCTCCNRQMVEIDGTMVREEATFIPAKMRKVQHVEHAYECKNCKGDAFQPAQIERGKAPQPVIQRSIASPSVLAKVIYDKFMQYVPLYRQVKEWERYGLNTNDKNLSNWVIRTSHDWLLLIYDHMKHKMMSKSILHVDETHGQIINRSDGKSGQSNAYNWVYRTVPCQGPTIVLFQSALSRARSVLKSFIEDYSGTIVCDGYSAYDKIEGVTFANCWAHVRRYWLKADSKNGRIGVTYCDDLYQLERQFKHLSPSERRKRRNKFSRPIVDKFLDWVDKSPFYGKSALAKAADYTLNRINGLKAFLKDGRIEMDNNPAENAIRPSVIGRKNWLFSVSEAGAKANAICLSIAETAKVNGIDFYRYLVKLLTDLPNLHIHRNPEVLNEYMPWSKMIQAECSK; translated from the coding sequence ATGGTTAATACTTCTTCTAATCATGAGAATCCATCCGATAAATTAATTCGGCTTCTTGAAGAACAATTGGATCTTTCTAATCAACAAAACAAAGAATTATCGGAACAGGTTAAAGTGTTAACCGAGCAAGTTCGCCATTTAACAAAGCTTTTATATGGAGCTAAAACAGAGAAATCGAAATATAATGCGCCTGATGGGCAGACCTCCTTATTTGATGATGATTCAACTTTTACCGATTCTGAGCAGACAGAAGAACAAAGCCAACAGACGATTTCTTATACTGTTGTACGAAAGGTTCAAAAAAAACGAAATGATTCATTACGTGCTGATGTCGAGGTAGAAGTGATCCACCATCATCCAAAAAATACAAACTGTACGTGTTGCAATCGTCAAATGGTTGAGATTGACGGCACCATGGTGCGTGAAGAAGCAACCTTTATTCCTGCGAAAATGAGGAAAGTGCAACACGTAGAACATGCCTATGAATGTAAAAACTGTAAAGGTGATGCATTCCAGCCAGCGCAAATTGAACGTGGCAAAGCACCGCAACCAGTCATTCAGCGAAGTATCGCTAGTCCCAGCGTTCTAGCCAAAGTCATCTATGATAAATTCATGCAATACGTACCCCTTTACCGGCAAGTAAAAGAATGGGAACGTTACGGCCTGAATACAAATGATAAAAATCTTTCTAATTGGGTTATCCGAACATCGCATGATTGGCTATTGCTTATTTATGACCATATGAAGCATAAGATGATGTCTAAATCGATTTTACATGTCGATGAAACGCATGGACAAATCATCAACCGATCCGATGGAAAATCCGGTCAATCCAACGCTTACAATTGGGTTTATCGAACAGTCCCTTGTCAAGGGCCAACCATCGTTTTGTTTCAAAGTGCATTATCACGCGCACGATCTGTTCTTAAAAGCTTCATTGAAGATTATTCAGGGACCATTGTGTGCGATGGTTATTCTGCCTATGACAAAATCGAAGGGGTGACCTTCGCAAATTGTTGGGCACATGTTCGCCGCTATTGGCTAAAAGCAGACAGTAAAAATGGGCGAATTGGTGTAACATATTGTGATGATTTATACCAATTGGAGAGGCAGTTTAAGCACTTATCACCGAGTGAACGGAGAAAAAGACGGAACAAATTCTCAAGACCCATTGTAGATAAGTTTCTGGACTGGGTTGATAAATCACCATTCTATGGGAAAAGCGCACTCGCCAAAGCTGCCGATTACACGCTAAACCGGATAAATGGACTAAAAGCATTTTTGAAAGATGGTCGTATTGAAATGGATAATAATCCAGCGGAAAACGCCATCCGCCCAAGTGTAATCGGGCGAAAAAATTGGCTTTTTTCCGTGAGTGAGGCTGGCGCCAAAGCCAATGCGATCTGTTTAAGTATCGCAGAAACGGCTAAGGTAAATGGTATAGATTTCTATCGCTATCTGGTGAAATTACTAACGGATTTGCCAAATTTACATATACATAGAAATCCAGAGGTTTTAAATGAATATATGCCTTGGTCAAAAATGATTCAAGCCGAATGTAGTAAATAA
- the tnpB gene encoding IS66 family insertion sequence element accessory protein TnpB (TnpB, as the term is used for proteins encoded by IS66 family insertion elements, is considered an accessory protein, since TnpC, encoded by a neighboring gene, is a DDE family transposase.) — translation MKYDYTNVKNIYIICGKTDMRKGIDGLATLVQDSFDLDPYGDSIFLFSGWSKDRYKCLYFDGNGFAMLYKRLDNGKLQWPKNENEMRNLSQQELRWLLEGLSMQQPKAIQQSPKSLF, via the coding sequence ATGAAATACGATTATACAAATGTCAAAAATATTTACATCATCTGTGGTAAGACAGATATGAGAAAGGGCATTGATGGACTAGCGACGTTGGTTCAGGATTCTTTTGACCTTGACCCTTACGGAGATTCTATCTTCTTATTTTCCGGCTGGAGTAAGGACCGATATAAATGTTTATATTTTGATGGCAATGGCTTTGCCATGCTGTATAAACGTTTAGATAACGGAAAACTTCAATGGCCCAAAAACGAAAATGAGATGCGAAATCTATCGCAACAAGAACTTCGATGGTTACTCGAAGGTTTATCCATGCAGCAGCCAAAGGCGATTCAACAATCACCAAAAAGTTTGTTCTAA
- a CDS encoding MFS transporter: protein MNKKIISLYVTGIGFSEIGKWVFLVAINLKVLAISNSPFSIAILYSLTPLSSLLTNIWSGRVIDRIDKKIILMTINVLRSILIIMVFFTDNIYLIYLFVFFVGVAGAFFGPTSNVFITNNVPQDFRKKFNSILSSVTTGALMTGPALAGIIIAGYNIDFAIFITSLLFLVCSFFIFLIPNNESRKEIERVASSKLAILLSDFRTVRGYFIENKYLLKIIVLFNVSMVLIFSLDSQEATYIKNNLLATERDYGLLMSLAGIGSVVGSIVSTYTPNSISIKHYLGIGSMLGSIGYILFYSSPNIIIAGISFVVLGFFLAYASIGYMTFFQNNIPKEVMGRVGSVIAMIQGAFQIIITFIIGVFSTLISLKVTTVLFSLVALIIAIKLYSIIMNRSNKGVIF, encoded by the coding sequence GTGAATAAAAAAATAATATCATTATATGTTACTGGTATTGGTTTTTCAGAGATAGGTAAGTGGGTTTTTTTGGTTGCAATAAATTTAAAAGTCTTAGCAATATCAAATTCTCCTTTCTCTATAGCAATACTTTATTCTTTAACACCACTAAGTAGTTTATTAACAAACATATGGAGTGGAAGAGTTATAGATAGAATTGATAAAAAAATCATTCTCATGACAATTAATGTTTTGAGATCAATATTAATAATTATGGTGTTTTTCACAGATAATATTTATTTAATTTATTTATTCGTTTTTTTTGTAGGAGTGGCGGGCGCGTTTTTTGGGCCGACATCTAATGTTTTCATCACAAATAACGTTCCTCAAGATTTTAGAAAGAAATTTAACAGTATACTCTCCAGTGTAACTACTGGAGCTTTAATGACAGGACCCGCTTTGGCAGGAATTATTATAGCTGGTTACAATATTGACTTTGCAATATTTATAACTAGCTTATTATTTTTAGTTTGTTCATTCTTTATATTTTTAATTCCAAACAATGAATCAAGGAAGGAAATAGAAAGAGTAGCATCAAGTAAACTAGCAATTTTGTTAAGTGATTTTAGGACAGTAAGAGGGTATTTTATTGAAAACAAATATTTATTAAAAATTATTGTTTTGTTCAATGTGTCAATGGTATTAATTTTCTCCTTAGATTCTCAAGAGGCCACTTATATAAAGAATAATTTGCTTGCTACTGAAAGAGATTATGGATTATTGATGAGTTTAGCTGGAATAGGATCAGTAGTCGGATCGATTGTTAGTACCTATACACCAAATAGTATAAGTATTAAACATTACTTAGGGATAGGTAGTATGCTAGGCTCTATAGGATATATATTATTTTACAGCTCCCCTAATATTATAATAGCTGGAATCAGTTTTGTTGTTTTAGGTTTCTTTTTAGCATATGCTTCAATTGGATATATGACCTTCTTTCAAAATAATATTCCTAAAGAAGTAATGGGAAGAGTAGGAAGTGTTATTGCAATGATACAAGGAGCTTTTCAAATAATTATTACATTTATTATTGGTGTATTTTCTACGTTGATTTCTTTAAAGGTAACTACAGTTTTATTTTCATTAGTTGCATTAATTATAGCTATTAAACTATATTCTATTATCATGAATAGAAGTAATAAAGGTGTTATTTTTTGA
- a CDS encoding IS66 family transposase: MTELEKKLMKRPTKLRRVDKKLAITDERIWLFRTAATAKHPITLYHSSETRRFEIAETFLKGQLQTCWEHVRRKFLETNDPNRQGAVGVHYCDQLFKLERKWKTLSPKERLQQRQLESQ, encoded by the coding sequence TTGACAGAATTGGAAAAGAAGCTGATGAAACGACCTACAAAATTACGCCGGGTAGACAAAAAGCTAGCTATAACCGATGAAAGAATATGGTTATTTCGCACAGCAGCAACCGCAAAACATCCCATTACTCTTTATCATTCTTCCGAGACACGCCGGTTTGAAATAGCAGAAACCTTTCTTAAAGGGCAGCTTCAAACGTGTTGGGAACATGTTCGGAGAAAGTTTTTAGAGACCAATGATCCAAACAGACAAGGCGCCGTTGGCGTCCATTACTGTGACCAGCTTTTTAAGCTGGAAAGAAAATGGAAAACTTTATCTCCAAAGGAACGGTTACAACAACGCCAGCTGGAAAGCCAGTGA
- the tnpB gene encoding IS66 family insertion sequence element accessory protein TnpB — protein sequence MLVDFSQMKNCYLVCGYTDLRKGIDGLASVITSQFQLDLLDESVFLFCGRRVEKLTSKQIEWLFDGFYIYQKQKI from the coding sequence ATGCTCGTTGACTTCTCCCAGATGAAAAATTGTTATTTAGTCTGTGGCTATACAGATCTTCGCAAAGGCATTGATGGTCTGGCTTCCGTAATCACCAGTCAATTTCAATTGGATCTTTTAGACGAATCTGTTTTCTTATTCTGCGGGAGAAGAGTTGAAAAACTGACATCAAAACAAATCGAGTGGCTATTCGATGGATTCTACATCTATCAAAAACAAAAAATTTAA
- a CDS encoding PDZ domain-containing protein, translated as MQNKYILKTVNKIYIEAPIDEVWWLIVSPEGSNLYQSDFCESTGDPINPKEGDRYHYLYGDIENHAVVLESIKNEMFLLKDEYKSLLPDGKEIVYNLQTSYFLEKIDNQFIKLTIEIRGYENNPLGLWIKDCMEHSWRRAMMNIKTVLELGQDLQKKFFTYPKIGATIATNNALYSNNVDGGVVIRECFKEGPAYKAGLREGDVILKLSETEVNSYEEFVKTICLLQSKGENQATIGFNNGTLNKEVTISFSYDSLFTGIVNVDSPESYELLRRKRKKSRQSTHNNE; from the coding sequence ATGCAAAATAAATATATTCTTAAAACAGTTAATAAAATATATATTGAGGCCCCTATTGATGAAGTATGGTGGTTGATAGTTAGTCCAGAAGGTTCAAATTTATATCAAAGTGATTTTTGTGAGTCTACAGGTGACCCAATTAATCCTAAAGAAGGAGATAGGTATCATTATTTATATGGTGATATAGAAAACCACGCAGTTGTGCTGGAATCAATCAAAAATGAAATGTTCTTATTGAAAGACGAATACAAGTCTCTTTTACCTGATGGAAAGGAAATCGTTTACAATCTTCAAACTTCCTATTTCTTAGAAAAAATAGATAATCAATTTATTAAATTAACTATTGAAATAAGAGGATATGAAAATAATCCTCTCGGTTTATGGATTAAAGATTGTATGGAGCACAGCTGGAGAAGAGCTATGATGAATATAAAAACTGTACTTGAATTAGGACAAGATTTACAAAAAAAATTCTTCACTTATCCAAAAATTGGAGCTACTATTGCAACAAATAATGCATTATATAGTAATAATGTAGATGGAGGTGTTGTAATTAGAGAATGTTTCAAAGAAGGACCAGCGTACAAAGCTGGATTACGAGAAGGGGATGTTATTTTAAAACTATCTGAAACAGAAGTTAATAGTTATGAAGAATTTGTTAAAACAATTTGCTTACTTCAATCAAAAGGTGAAAATCAAGCTACAATTGGATTCAATAATGGAACACTTAATAAAGAAGTTACTATTTCATTTTCATACGATTCCTTATTTACTGGGATAGTAAATGTCGATTCACCCGAGTCATATGAATTATTAAGAAGGAAGCGAAAAAAGTCTAGACAAAGTACTCATAATAATGAATGA
- a CDS encoding IS110 family transposase: MKVVYPVCCGIDVHKRFLIATIITTKADELTPHYQRKRFSTFNNQILALKNWLLEHNCYDVCMESTGKYWVPVSNLLEGEMNITIANPKWVRAVKGNKDDKKDSKWIAELFRMGLVRGSFIPTKDI, encoded by the coding sequence ATGAAAGTCGTGTATCCCGTTTGTTGTGGTATTGATGTGCACAAACGCTTCTTAATTGCGACCATCATTACCACCAAAGCTGATGAGTTAACACCACACTATCAAAGGAAACGATTTTCAACGTTTAATAACCAGATTCTAGCATTGAAAAACTGGTTATTGGAACACAACTGTTACGATGTCTGTATGGAAAGTACCGGGAAATATTGGGTCCCCGTTTCCAATTTACTTGAAGGTGAGATGAATATTACCATTGCGAATCCAAAATGGGTTCGTGCAGTAAAAGGAAATAAAGATGATAAAAAGGACTCCAAATGGATTGCCGAACTTTTCCGTATGGGTTTAGTCAGAGGCAGCTTTATTCCCACGAAAGATATTTGA
- a CDS encoding NAD(P)/FAD-dependent oxidoreductase, with the protein MFDVIIIGSRCAGSSLAVRLAKLDCRILIIDKADFPSDTNSTHIFGETDFFLENNLVSSFNQINSPQIKRMRININRSSFESNITMTERLSAMDRYSLDNLLINKLDDYHNVIFRKKSKLVSVQENDDGYTVRYQYEDKIHIVSCKVLIGADGKNSTVARKVKASMAKETDKTYPCLYGYFENVFPLMPHCLEWHYNSGDIIICAPTNDKLHVVLLIPMDNRELTKYNKVEAFINRITSFPCIEDRFKNANLVGKLKGIGDQNMFIRKPFGKRWALVGDACSWVHPISGSGIDDAFEGSRLLAKYLEGYLKGEESWESSMNKYSIAIEGYMENQISRVLSTFDNFNVDLPNYNEEILQLFCTFPSLIYSFAFKAEQILKEFDGNHLNFLKTIVK; encoded by the coding sequence ATGTTTGATGTAATCATTATTGGGTCAAGATGTGCAGGAAGTTCTCTTGCTGTAAGATTAGCTAAATTGGATTGTAGAATATTGATAATTGATAAGGCTGATTTTCCTAGTGATACAAATTCAACACATATTTTTGGTGAGACAGATTTTTTTCTTGAAAACAACTTGGTAAGTTCCTTTAATCAAATAAATTCTCCTCAAATAAAACGAATGCGTATTAATATCAATAGGTCATCATTTGAATCGAATATAACTATGACTGAAAGATTATCTGCAATGGATAGATATAGTCTAGATAATTTACTTATAAATAAATTAGATGATTATCACAACGTAATATTCAGAAAAAAAAGTAAACTGGTAAGTGTTCAAGAAAATGATGATGGCTATACAGTAAGATATCAGTATGAAGATAAAATTCATATTGTTTCATGTAAAGTATTAATTGGTGCCGATGGTAAAAACTCTACAGTTGCAAGAAAAGTAAAAGCGTCTATGGCTAAGGAGACTGATAAAACGTATCCATGCTTGTACGGGTATTTTGAAAATGTATTCCCATTGATGCCACATTGCCTTGAATGGCATTATAACTCGGGTGATATCATAATCTGTGCTCCAACAAACGATAAGCTGCATGTAGTCTTATTAATACCAATGGATAATAGGGAGTTAACTAAATATAACAAAGTAGAAGCCTTCATAAATAGAATCACTTCATTTCCCTGTATTGAAGACAGATTTAAAAATGCTAATTTAGTTGGAAAATTAAAAGGGATTGGTGATCAGAATATGTTTATTAGAAAGCCATTTGGAAAAAGGTGGGCACTGGTAGGTGATGCATGCAGTTGGGTTCATCCAATATCTGGAAGTGGTATTGATGATGCATTTGAAGGTTCAAGGCTATTAGCGAAATATTTAGAAGGTTATTTAAAAGGAGAAGAAAGCTGGGAAAGTTCTATGAACAAGTATTCTATTGCAATAGAGGGTTATATGGAAAATCAAATTAGTAGAGTATTATCAACTTTTGATAATTTCAATGTAGACTTACCTAATTATAATGAAGAAATATTACAGCTTTTTTGTACATTTCCAAGTTTAATATATAGTTTTGCATTTAAAGCAGAGCAAATATTAAAAGAATTTGATGGAAATCATTTGAATTTTTTAAAAACTATAGTAAAATAG
- a CDS encoding class I SAM-dependent methyltransferase, with the protein MKEEYPWKTFFGEKYLNFSPYILNKTRTVEEIEGIKKLLCMSEKSVILDLGSGNGRIAMPLAKEGHNLFCLDGSKTAIESGKTISAQQNMNNINWILSEMADMSFNNDMFDFIINISTALGYVSEYEDRIALKKVFKYLKQGGKLLIETENRDYKIKNFNPKLWNFMGDQPVFSTRHFNSVSGRWKEVTMWYEKDKMEEAVLDIRLYTATELRGILQSIGFKNIEIYGGWNNEKLTIDSPRMLIIADK; encoded by the coding sequence TTGAAAGAAGAATATCCCTGGAAAACGTTCTTTGGAGAAAAATATTTGAATTTTTCTCCTTATATACTTAATAAGACAAGAACAGTTGAGGAAATTGAAGGAATAAAAAAATTATTATGTATGTCAGAGAAATCGGTCATATTAGATTTAGGATCTGGAAATGGAAGAATAGCAATGCCATTAGCTAAAGAAGGGCATAATTTATTCTGTTTAGATGGTTCTAAAACAGCAATTGAGTCAGGAAAGACAATATCAGCTCAGCAAAACATGAATAATATTAACTGGATATTATCTGAAATGGCTGATATGTCATTTAATAATGATATGTTTGATTTTATTATTAATATTTCAACTGCTCTTGGTTATGTTTCTGAATATGAAGATAGAATTGCTTTAAAAAAGGTATTCAAATATTTAAAACAAGGAGGAAAATTATTAATAGAAACTGAGAATAGAGATTATAAAATCAAAAATTTCAATCCTAAGTTGTGGAACTTTATGGGAGATCAGCCTGTATTCTCCACAAGACATTTTAATTCTGTTAGTGGAAGATGGAAAGAAGTCACCATGTGGTATGAGAAAGATAAAATGGAGGAAGCTGTACTTGACATAAGATTATATACAGCTACTGAATTAAGAGGCATTTTACAAAGTATAGGTTTTAAGAATATAGAAATATATGGAGGATGGAATAATGAGAAACTGACAATCGATTCCCCTAGAATGTTAATAATTGCAGATAAATAA
- a CDS encoding VOC family protein: MNPLVKKIDTVFIQVDNLENSLNWYEKIFNLEIDFREDYYLALKVGETPLTLIETENVTTNKLDHAILYFYSKNIEDIFDIIKKNTEHYTEIKFEDGVSFFEFKDNSGNPLGICSY, translated from the coding sequence ATGAATCCACTAGTAAAAAAAATTGATACAGTATTTATTCAAGTAGATAATTTGGAAAATTCATTGAACTGGTACGAAAAAATTTTTAATCTTGAAATCGATTTTAGAGAAGATTACTATCTAGCATTAAAAGTTGGCGAAACTCCACTTACATTAATCGAAACAGAAAACGTTACAACAAACAAATTAGATCATGCAATACTATACTTTTATTCGAAAAATATAGAAGACATATTTGATATTATAAAAAAGAATACGGAACATTATACGGAAATTAAATTTGAAGACGGAGTTTCTTTTTTTGAATTTAAAGATAACAGTGGTAATCCCTTGGGAATATGCTCATATTAG